A stretch of the Pedobacter sp. MC2016-14 genome encodes the following:
- a CDS encoding TAT-variant-translocated molybdopterin oxidoreductase, whose translation MESNKRYWKGLEEFKNTPDFVENNKNEFAEPLPIEDVLNEAGLSTVTPRRDFLKALGFGLGAVSLAACQPAPVHKSIPYLIKPEEVTPGIPNYYVSSYNGQSILVKTREGRPIKIEPNPKAGEFNCGTDAQSQASVLDLYDVSKLKTPVLKKEATTWSEVDTFVKAELNKAKASGKKIRVISSSVYSPSTTAVIADFTVAYPATKHVQYDAVSYTGIVKANENSFGKAVIPKYNFDKADLIVSFAADFLGTWISGEEFTSQYIANRDYKSLAKGKMSRHFQFEAGMSLTGTNADTRVPVKLSEEGPALVTLYNAVTGANLPGGVLPNNVTAEKALKLVAKELLQNKGKSLVVSGSNDVSSQILVNAINAAIGSYGTTIDLDNPCQKYVGNDAEFAELINEMNRGEVAAVFLLNTNPAYDSFNAKAFTEALAKVPLKVSFSDREDETSTLCDVIATGQNYLEQWGDASMYAGTYSVVQPTINPIFDSRQAEQSLLIWSDNAIKDYYQYVRNNWEKNILPAVGKTWNDLLQTGVFSAPAKPVTAYAFSLSVDAVASAAINNSKALAKGGNALELQVYESLPMRDGKNANNAFLLELPDPVTKVTWDNYIAVAPKTAEKLGYKEFDVVAVKGANGYTVDLPLLIQPGQAQGTASIALGYGRTKVGKAGDNVGKNAYPFVSLINGTLKYANTVELSGTGRTEELAQTQTHHSFEGRNVIREATFAAYKKDAAAGSGNHGEKHKTYDLWDKFEKPGNNWVMAIDLNACTGCGSCIVACNVENNIPVVGKEEVRKRREMHWIRIDRYYSYNVEADAHAGHEAHAGHGGHDTGINSVTKEKEIAHLENLDNVSVVHQPMLCQHCDHAPCETVCPVLATVHSSDGLNHMAYNRCVGTRYCANNCPYKVRRFNWFNYWNDSRFDNYLNNEFTQLVLNPDVTSRSRGVMEKCSMCIQRIQAGKLQAKIEKRPLKDGDIKMACQEACSANAIIFGDGNDPESEVSKALRSERIYYVLEELNVQPGIGYMTKIRNTETTVQA comes from the coding sequence ATGGAAAGCAATAAAAGATACTGGAAAGGCTTAGAGGAGTTTAAAAACACTCCCGATTTTGTTGAAAACAACAAAAATGAATTTGCTGAGCCGCTTCCAATAGAAGATGTTTTAAATGAAGCAGGGTTAAGTACCGTAACTCCGCGCCGTGACTTTTTAAAAGCGCTAGGCTTTGGGTTGGGTGCAGTTTCACTTGCTGCTTGTCAGCCTGCACCAGTGCACAAATCAATTCCTTATTTAATTAAACCTGAGGAGGTAACTCCTGGGATCCCGAATTACTATGTGTCTAGTTACAACGGACAGAGTATTTTGGTGAAAACCAGAGAAGGTAGGCCAATTAAAATTGAACCGAACCCTAAAGCAGGTGAATTTAACTGTGGAACTGATGCCCAGTCGCAGGCTTCTGTTTTAGACTTGTACGATGTTTCTAAACTAAAAACCCCGGTTTTAAAGAAAGAAGCAACCACATGGTCTGAGGTCGATACTTTTGTAAAGGCTGAACTGAACAAAGCGAAAGCTTCCGGTAAAAAGATCCGTGTCATTTCATCTTCTGTTTACAGCCCTTCTACTACAGCCGTAATTGCTGATTTTACTGTTGCTTATCCAGCTACTAAACACGTTCAGTACGATGCGGTATCTTATACAGGTATTGTAAAGGCGAACGAAAATAGCTTTGGAAAAGCGGTAATTCCAAAATATAACTTTGATAAGGCTGACCTGATTGTAAGTTTTGCGGCTGACTTTTTAGGTACCTGGATTAGTGGTGAAGAATTTACTTCTCAATATATTGCGAACAGGGATTACAAATCATTGGCTAAAGGTAAAATGTCACGCCACTTCCAGTTTGAGGCTGGCATGAGTTTGACCGGTACCAATGCTGATACCCGTGTTCCTGTTAAATTATCAGAAGAAGGCCCTGCTTTGGTTACCTTATATAATGCAGTTACTGGTGCTAACTTGCCTGGTGGAGTATTGCCAAATAATGTAACTGCTGAAAAGGCATTGAAATTGGTTGCCAAGGAATTGCTTCAGAATAAAGGCAAATCATTGGTAGTTTCTGGTTCTAATGATGTATCCTCACAAATTCTGGTAAATGCGATCAACGCTGCTATCGGTAGTTATGGTACTACAATTGACCTTGATAACCCATGTCAGAAATACGTTGGTAACGATGCTGAATTTGCAGAGTTGATCAATGAAATGAACAGAGGTGAAGTAGCAGCTGTATTCTTATTGAATACCAACCCTGCATACGATTCGTTCAATGCAAAGGCATTTACTGAGGCTTTGGCTAAAGTACCTTTGAAAGTTTCGTTCTCTGATCGTGAAGATGAAACATCTACTTTATGTGATGTGATTGCAACTGGCCAGAATTATTTGGAACAATGGGGTGATGCAAGTATGTATGCCGGAACTTATTCTGTTGTGCAGCCAACCATCAATCCAATATTTGACTCCCGTCAGGCTGAGCAAAGCTTATTGATCTGGAGTGATAACGCTATTAAAGATTACTACCAGTATGTGCGTAACAACTGGGAGAAAAATATTTTGCCTGCAGTAGGTAAAACCTGGAATGATTTGCTTCAGACCGGTGTATTTTCAGCTCCTGCAAAACCGGTTACTGCTTATGCTTTTAGCCTTTCAGTTGATGCAGTAGCTTCAGCAGCTATTAACAATAGTAAGGCCTTAGCAAAAGGTGGAAACGCTTTAGAATTACAGGTTTATGAAAGTTTGCCAATGCGCGATGGTAAGAATGCAAACAATGCCTTCTTATTAGAACTTCCTGATCCGGTTACTAAAGTTACCTGGGACAACTACATAGCTGTAGCGCCTAAAACTGCTGAGAAATTAGGTTACAAAGAATTTGATGTGGTTGCTGTAAAAGGAGCTAATGGTTATACTGTAGACTTGCCGCTTTTAATCCAGCCTGGACAAGCACAGGGTACTGCTTCTATTGCTTTAGGTTACGGAAGAACTAAAGTTGGTAAAGCAGGTGATAACGTAGGTAAAAATGCATACCCATTTGTGTCTTTAATCAACGGCACATTAAAATATGCCAACACAGTAGAACTTTCGGGAACCGGAAGAACTGAGGAGTTGGCCCAAACTCAAACCCACCACTCTTTTGAGGGAAGAAATGTAATCAGAGAAGCAACTTTTGCGGCTTACAAAAAGGACGCTGCTGCAGGTTCTGGTAACCACGGTGAGAAACACAAAACTTACGATTTGTGGGATAAATTTGAGAAACCAGGAAACAACTGGGTAATGGCAATCGATTTGAATGCTTGTACTGGTTGCGGATCTTGTATCGTTGCTTGTAACGTGGAAAATAACATTCCTGTTGTAGGTAAAGAGGAAGTACGTAAACGCAGGGAGATGCACTGGATCCGTATTGACCGTTACTACAGCTACAATGTAGAAGCGGATGCACATGCGGGACATGAAGCTCATGCTGGACATGGTGGACATGACACTGGTATCAACTCGGTAACGAAAGAAAAAGAAATTGCGCATTTAGAGAACCTTGATAATGTGTCTGTGGTGCATCAACCAATGCTTTGTCAGCATTGCGACCATGCGCCTTGTGAAACAGTTTGTCCGGTATTGGCAACAGTTCACTCGTCTGACGGCTTAAACCATATGGCTTATAACCGTTGTGTGGGTACACGTTATTGTGCAAACAACTGTCCATATAAAGTACGTCGTTTCAACTGGTTTAACTACTGGAATGATTCACGTTTTGATAACTACCTGAACAACGAATTTACTCAGTTGGTATTAAACCCTGATGTTACTTCACGTTCAAGAGGGGTAATGGAAAAATGTTCAATGTGTATCCAAAGAATTCAAGCTGGTAAATTACAGGCTAAAATTGAAAAACGTCCTTTAAAAGATGGTGATATCAAAATGGCTTGTCAGGAAGCTTGTTCTGCAAATGCAATTATTTTTGGAGATGGAAACGATCCGGAATCAGAAGTTTCTAAAGCATTACGCAGCGAACGCATCTATTACGTTTTAGAGGAGTTAAACGTACAACCTGGTATAGGTTATATGACAAAAATTAGGAATACAGAAACAACAGTACAAGCGTAA
- the nrfD gene encoding NrfD/PsrC family molybdoenzyme membrane anchor subunit, translated as MSGHNESILREPLITGSDITYAKITDDILMPVENKPNRAWWIGFIVSLLGATLWVVSVSYTFWNGIGSWGLNKTVGWAWDITGFVWWVGIGHAGTLISAVLLLFRQNWRNSINRSAEAMTIFAVICAATYVVSHMGRPWLAYWVLPLPNQFGSLWVNFNSPLVWDMFAISTYFSVSLLFWYTGLLPDIATIRDRATGMRRKIYSIFSFGWAGNVKTWQRFEAVSLILAGISTPLVLSVHTIVSMDFATSVIPGWHTTIFPPYFVAGAIFSGFAMVLTLLLVARKVLGLENYITMFHIESMNKIIILTGSIVGVAYLTEFFIAWYSGSEYETYAFVNRSTGPYWWAYWMMMTCNVISPQLLWFKKIRLSITATWILSIVVNIGMWFERFVIIVTSLHRDYLPSSWTMFYPSWVDVGVFVGSIGVFFTLFLLFLRVLPSIAIAEVKLLLKTASEQSKMKLIKEGHLDKVQVAEYVESLEKFDSVKQDQYAKI; from the coding sequence ATGTCAGGACATAACGAGTCAATATTAAGAGAACCATTAATCACCGGCAGTGATATCACGTATGCAAAAATTACGGATGATATTTTAATGCCGGTGGAAAACAAGCCCAACCGGGCCTGGTGGATAGGATTTATAGTTTCCTTGTTGGGAGCTACCTTATGGGTGGTATCTGTAAGTTATACTTTCTGGAACGGGATCGGATCATGGGGATTAAATAAAACCGTAGGCTGGGCCTGGGACATCACCGGTTTCGTGTGGTGGGTAGGTATCGGTCACGCCGGAACACTAATCTCTGCTGTACTGTTGCTTTTCCGCCAAAACTGGAGGAACTCCATTAACAGGTCGGCTGAGGCGATGACCATCTTTGCGGTTATTTGCGCGGCTACGTATGTAGTCTCTCACATGGGCCGTCCATGGTTAGCGTATTGGGTGTTGCCATTACCAAATCAATTCGGATCATTGTGGGTTAACTTTAACTCACCACTGGTTTGGGATATGTTTGCGATCTCTACCTACTTCTCTGTTTCCCTGTTGTTCTGGTACACTGGTTTGCTTCCTGATATTGCAACCATTCGTGACCGTGCAACTGGTATGAGACGTAAAATTTATTCCATCTTCTCTTTTGGATGGGCTGGTAACGTTAAAACCTGGCAACGATTTGAGGCGGTGTCTCTAATTCTTGCGGGTATTTCTACGCCACTTGTACTTTCTGTACACACTATTGTATCTATGGACTTTGCAACCTCGGTTATTCCGGGATGGCATACGACCATTTTCCCTCCGTACTTTGTTGCCGGGGCGATCTTCTCTGGATTTGCGATGGTATTGACTTTATTATTGGTTGCACGTAAAGTATTGGGTCTTGAGAACTACATCACCATGTTCCATATCGAGTCGATGAATAAAATCATCATCTTAACAGGATCAATTGTGGGTGTGGCTTATCTTACAGAGTTTTTTATTGCCTGGTATTCAGGTTCGGAATATGAAACGTATGCATTCGTTAACCGTTCTACCGGACCATACTGGTGGGCTTACTGGATGATGATGACTTGTAACGTGATTTCACCGCAATTGTTATGGTTTAAGAAAATCCGTTTGAGCATTACCGCTACCTGGATTTTATCTATCGTAGTAAACATCGGGATGTGGTTTGAGCGTTTCGTAATTATCGTTACTTCATTACACAGGGATTACCTGCCGTCAAGCTGGACCATGTTCTATCCATCATGGGTTGACGTGGGTGTGTTTGTGGGTTCAATTGGGGTGTTCTTTACCTTGTTCCTGTTGTTCTTAAGGGTACTTCCATCTATTGCAATCGCGGAGGTGAAACTATTGCTTAAAACTGCAAGTGAGCAGTCAAAAATGAAGTTGATAAAAGAAGGTCATTTGGATAAAGTTCAGGTTGCAGAATATGTAGAGTCCCTGGAGAAATTTGACAGTGTTAAACAAGATCAATACGCAAAAATATAA
- a CDS encoding DUF3341 domain-containing protein, protein MGNIKYILGSFGDPDEMMHGIEKLQENNIKIHDVYTPMPIHGIEDKLGVKRSRLDRAAFFFGITGTITMLTGVYLATVVDWPVNIGGKPHFALPDFIPISFELTILFTAFGLVGSYYASTHLFPGRAPRVMDLRATDDRFIIAVDAKENADHGKIDELLKEAGAIEVKHNERKYISYE, encoded by the coding sequence ATGGGTAATATCAAATATATATTAGGCAGTTTTGGTGATCCTGACGAAATGATGCACGGCATCGAAAAGTTGCAGGAGAACAATATTAAAATTCATGACGTATATACACCAATGCCTATACATGGTATAGAGGATAAATTGGGTGTAAAACGTTCAAGACTTGACCGGGCCGCATTCTTTTTCGGTATCACTGGTACAATTACGATGCTTACGGGTGTATACCTGGCAACAGTTGTAGACTGGCCGGTTAACATTGGTGGTAAGCCACACTTTGCCTTGCCGGATTTTATTCCAATCAGCTTTGAGTTGACCATCCTGTTTACAGCATTTGGATTGGTGGGTTCTTATTATGCTTCTACACACTTGTTTCCTGGAAGGGCGCCGAGGGTAATGGACTTAAGGGCTACAGATGACAGATTTATTATTGCTGTTGATGCGAAGGAAAATGCTGATCACGGCAAAATTGATGAATTATTAAAAGAAGCAGGTGCGATTGAAGTTAAGCACAATGAAAGGAAGTATATTAGCTATGAATAA
- a CDS encoding cytochrome c, with the protein MNKNRLVYAAFFAIAFVASLSACSDNRSTGLEYARNMYDPLGYNPDQANKNFANGQTAQTPPPNTDPVGFVKYEYANTKEGYEAASAGLINPLPVNAKNLASGKHYFTVFCSPCHGEKGDGKGHLVQIEKYSGVPSYHGDAASSRGGMMKDLTAGKIYHTIMYGLNNMGSHASQLSPEERWKVVMYVQQLQKTQ; encoded by the coding sequence ATGAATAAGAATAGATTAGTTTACGCTGCGTTTTTTGCCATCGCTTTTGTTGCATCGCTTTCTGCATGCAGTGACAATAGAAGCACCGGATTGGAATACGCCAGAAATATGTATGATCCATTGGGTTACAACCCGGATCAGGCGAATAAGAATTTTGCAAACGGACAAACGGCCCAAACCCCGCCGCCAAATACAGATCCTGTAGGTTTTGTTAAATATGAATATGCAAATACTAAAGAAGGTTATGAAGCAGCAAGCGCAGGATTAATTAATCCATTGCCTGTAAATGCAAAAAACCTGGCTTCAGGTAAACACTACTTTACTGTATTCTGCTCACCATGTCATGGTGAAAAAGGCGATGGTAAAGGGCACCTGGTGCAAATTGAGAAGTATTCTGGAGTACCTTCTTACCATGGAGACGCAGCGTCTTCACGTGGTGGAATGATGAAAGACTTAACTGCAGGTAAAATTTACCATACCATTATGTATGGTTTAAATAACATGGGCTCACATGCTTCACAACTTTCTCCAGAGGAGAGATGGAAAGTAGTGATGTACGTTCAACAATTACAAAAAACACAATAG
- a CDS encoding quinol:cytochrome C oxidoreductase: MGTHNYNLSEQFEFTGKAKTLSVIGIVIGIAAIAYGFSVHETHERTFANLLLMAYYFACVCMSGAFFLAVQFVAQAGWSASILRVPQAMAKALPVAVIILIVVMGLGLYTHNLYHHWNEEGLTNPASANYDKIIDGKSAFLNVPFFMGRQVVFLAIYSFFALLLGKLSNNEDLEGGLNSYRKSFKYSCIFLVIYGFTTPIFAFDTVMSLEAHWFSTMFGWYNFAAMWVSSLSIIALILILLKKSGYMPWVNKSHFHNLGQFIFGFSIFWTYVWFCQFLLIYYANMPEETVYFYKRFDYYKFWFYLNLVLNFLTPLLLLMDRDNKRSENKLMVVCIILLCGHWVDYYQMIMPGTVEEHNGFGIIEVGTALGFVGLFTFTVLSALSKKPLVAKNHPLLQESLNHHL; this comes from the coding sequence ATGGGAACTCATAATTATAATTTAAGTGAGCAGTTTGAGTTTACAGGAAAAGCGAAAACTTTGAGTGTAATCGGTATCGTTATTGGTATCGCCGCTATTGCTTATGGTTTTTCTGTTCATGAAACGCATGAGCGGACTTTCGCTAACTTGTTACTGATGGCATATTACTTTGCCTGTGTGTGCATGTCTGGTGCTTTTTTCCTGGCTGTTCAGTTTGTAGCTCAGGCTGGTTGGTCGGCCTCTATTTTACGTGTGCCGCAAGCAATGGCTAAAGCCTTACCGGTTGCTGTTATTATCCTGATTGTTGTAATGGGCTTAGGTCTGTATACACACAATTTATACCACCACTGGAATGAGGAAGGGTTAACTAATCCTGCTAGTGCTAACTATGATAAGATCATTGATGGTAAATCTGCATTCTTGAATGTGCCATTTTTTATGGGCAGACAGGTTGTATTTTTAGCCATCTATAGTTTCTTCGCTTTATTATTAGGCAAATTGTCTAACAATGAAGATTTAGAAGGTGGTTTGAACTCTTACAGAAAGAGCTTTAAATATTCATGTATATTTTTAGTGATCTACGGTTTTACTACGCCAATCTTTGCCTTTGATACCGTGATGTCTTTAGAGGCGCACTGGTTCTCTACCATGTTTGGTTGGTATAATTTTGCTGCCATGTGGGTAAGCAGTTTATCTATTATTGCTTTGATCTTAATTCTCTTGAAGAAATCAGGTTATATGCCATGGGTAAACAAAAGCCATTTCCACAATCTTGGTCAGTTTATCTTCGGATTTTCAATTTTCTGGACTTATGTATGGTTCTGTCAGTTTTTATTGATTTACTATGCAAACATGCCGGAAGAGACCGTATACTTTTACAAACGTTTTGATTATTATAAATTCTGGTTCTATTTGAACCTTGTATTGAACTTCTTAACGCCATTGTTATTATTGATGGACAGGGACAATAAGAGAAGTGAGAATAAACTGATGGTAGTTTGTATCATTCTTTTATGCGGTCACTGGGTGGATTATTACCAGATGATTATGCCTGGAACTGTAGAGGAACACAATGGTTTTGGAATTATTGAGGTTGGAACTGCCTTAGGTTTTGTAGGTTTGTTTACCTTTACTGTGTTAAGTGCATTGAGTAAGAAACCACTGGTGGCCAAAAACCACCCGTTATTACAGGAAAGTTTAAATCATCACCTATAA
- a CDS encoding cytochrome c oxidase subunit II: protein MSLRKFISNKTMAALAVLMTAFAGTSAFAQEAAAGAAATAKPVVDMAAIYKSAIFYALLFLTLCLFIAIVGKALRVYELTREAQDKPMGINWNAVNGTLFALFLIVGLYGVYWEYTVHGKMILPDAASEHGVKIDQMFNITLILTTIVFIATHIVLFLFSFFYKSNGVRKAYYYPHNNALERIWTIVPALVLTVLVLMGFLTWRSIFFKIEDPNNKPLSVEITSQQFAWTIRYAGADGVVGKKNYKLITGINTLGIDFKDKNTLDDLQADELVLPVGKPVRLILNSKDVIHSFYMPHFRVQLNTVPGMFSNFEFTPTVTTADMQVKTNDPAFKYLFYCSKICGSGHYNMQKTVRIVTQEEYNAWIAKQVPFINNDLRKAFNLPLVADPAAATETAAPADTTAKPAAATSDIAMNTPALKK, encoded by the coding sequence ATGAGTTTAAGAAAATTTATAAGTAATAAGACCATGGCTGCCCTGGCAGTGCTAATGACTGCTTTCGCAGGCACCAGTGCATTTGCTCAGGAGGCTGCTGCAGGGGCCGCTGCCACTGCTAAACCAGTTGTAGATATGGCAGCGATCTATAAATCGGCTATATTTTATGCCCTGCTTTTTTTAACACTTTGCTTGTTTATAGCAATTGTTGGTAAAGCACTAAGGGTATATGAACTGACACGTGAGGCGCAGGATAAACCGATGGGCATCAATTGGAATGCGGTGAATGGTACTTTATTCGCACTGTTCCTTATTGTAGGTTTATATGGTGTGTATTGGGAATATACGGTTCATGGTAAAATGATCCTTCCTGATGCGGCATCTGAGCATGGTGTTAAAATTGACCAGATGTTTAACATCACGTTGATTTTGACCACTATTGTTTTTATTGCTACGCACATTGTACTCTTCTTATTTAGCTTCTTTTATAAAAGCAATGGTGTAAGAAAAGCATACTACTATCCGCATAACAATGCTTTAGAGCGAATCTGGACAATTGTTCCGGCTTTAGTACTTACCGTATTGGTATTAATGGGTTTCTTAACCTGGAGATCAATTTTCTTCAAAATTGAAGATCCTAACAATAAACCTTTGAGTGTGGAGATTACTTCGCAGCAATTTGCATGGACAATCCGTTACGCTGGTGCTGATGGGGTAGTTGGTAAAAAGAACTATAAACTGATTACTGGTATCAATACTTTAGGTATAGATTTTAAAGATAAAAACACGCTGGACGATTTACAGGCTGATGAATTGGTATTGCCCGTGGGTAAACCTGTAAGATTGATCTTGAACAGTAAGGATGTTATTCACAGTTTTTACATGCCACACTTCAGGGTTCAGTTGAATACTGTTCCTGGTATGTTTTCTAACTTTGAATTTACGCCTACAGTAACTACTGCTGATATGCAGGTTAAAACTAACGACCCGGCATTTAAGTATTTGTTTTATTGCTCTAAGATCTGTGGATCTGGTCACTATAACATGCAAAAAACTGTTAGAATTGTAACTCAGGAAGAATACAATGCCTGGATTGCCAAGCAAGTTCCTTTTATCAATAATGATTTGAGGAAAGCTTTCAATCTTCCATTGGTAGCAGATCCTGCTGCTGCAACTGAAACTGCGGCTCCGGCAGATACTACTGCTAAACCTGCTGCAGCTACTTCGGATATTGCAATGAATACACCGGCTCTAAAAAAATAA
- a CDS encoding cbb3-type cytochrome c oxidase subunit I: protein MSTITLHDTLHHDGHDDHSHGHHKETFLTKYVFSQDHKMIAKQFLITGIIMAVIAMGLSILFRIQLAWPDKSFPLLESLLGKWAEGGRIKPDFYLALVTIHGTIMVFFVLTAGLSGTFSNLLIPLQIGARDMASPFLNMLSYWFFLTACVIMMSSFFIQTGPASAGWTIYPPLSALPTAIPGSGLGMTLWLVSMVCFVASSLMGGINYVSTILNMRTKGMDLWKMPLTIWALFLTAILGILSFPVLVAGVVLLIFDRSFGTSFYLSDIVIGTQVMPNEGGSPILWQHLFWFLGHPEVYIVIMPALGISSEVISVNARKPIFGYHAMIYSLIGITVLSFIVWGHHMFVTGMNPLLGGVFMITTLIIAVPSAVKTFNYLATLWRGNIRFTPAMLFAIGLVSFFISGGLTGIFLGNASLDINLHDTYFVVAHFHLVMGSAAIFGMLAGVYHWYPKMFGRMMNAKLGYLHFWLTFICAYLVFFPLHFLGLDGVPRRYYAFTEFEFMQKWMTVNVLVTWAAVVAALAQVAFLWNFFYSIFKGKKAPQNPWEANTLEWTTPVEHLHGNWPGEIPTVYRWPYDYSKPGATEDFIPQTIPFSETMSSNMPHDFEGNAESERIQKEWSDREAAAIAAAEKNK, encoded by the coding sequence ATGTCAACTATAACATTACACGATACACTTCACCACGATGGCCATGATGATCATTCACATGGGCATCACAAGGAAACTTTTCTAACTAAATATGTATTTAGCCAGGATCACAAGATGATTGCGAAGCAATTTTTGATCACTGGTATCATCATGGCTGTAATAGCAATGGGATTATCTATCCTGTTCCGTATTCAGCTTGCATGGCCTGACAAAAGCTTTCCTTTGTTGGAAAGTCTGCTTGGTAAATGGGCTGAGGGCGGTCGTATAAAACCGGATTTCTACCTTGCCCTGGTAACCATTCACGGTACCATCATGGTATTCTTTGTACTAACCGCAGGATTGAGTGGTACATTTAGTAATTTACTGATTCCACTTCAAATTGGTGCCAGAGATATGGCCTCGCCATTTTTAAACATGCTGTCTTACTGGTTTTTCCTTACAGCCTGTGTAATTATGATGAGCTCTTTCTTCATTCAAACTGGCCCTGCCAGTGCTGGATGGACCATTTATCCTCCACTATCAGCCTTGCCAACTGCCATTCCGGGTTCTGGACTGGGTATGACTTTATGGTTGGTGAGTATGGTTTGTTTTGTTGCGTCATCTTTAATGGGTGGTATCAACTATGTGAGTACCATTTTAAACATGCGTACTAAAGGAATGGACCTTTGGAAAATGCCATTGACTATTTGGGCACTGTTTTTAACTGCTATTTTAGGTATTTTATCTTTCCCTGTATTGGTTGCAGGTGTGGTATTGTTGATATTTGACAGAAGTTTCGGTACAAGTTTCTACTTGTCTGATATTGTTATTGGTACTCAGGTAATGCCTAACGAAGGTGGATCTCCAATTTTATGGCAACATTTATTCTGGTTCCTTGGTCACCCGGAGGTTTATATTGTAATTATGCCTGCTTTGGGTATTTCATCTGAGGTAATTTCGGTAAATGCACGTAAACCGATCTTTGGTTACCATGCCATGATTTATTCATTAATTGGTATTACTGTACTGTCGTTTATTGTATGGGGTCACCATATGTTTGTAACTGGTATGAACCCATTATTGGGTGGTGTATTTATGATTACAACGTTGATTATTGCTGTACCTTCTGCGGTTAAGACTTTCAATTATCTTGCTACTTTGTGGAGAGGTAACATCAGGTTTACACCAGCGATGCTTTTTGCTATCGGTTTGGTATCTTTCTTTATCTCTGGTGGTTTAACCGGTATATTTTTAGGTAACGCATCCCTGGATATTAACTTACATGATACTTACTTTGTAGTAGCTCACTTCCACCTTGTAATGGGATCTGCTGCGATTTTTGGTATGCTTGCTGGTGTTTACCACTGGTATCCTAAAATGTTTGGTCGTATGATGAATGCGAAATTAGGTTACCTGCATTTTTGGTTGACTTTTATTTGTGCATATCTGGTATTCTTCCCACTTCACTTTTTGGGTCTTGATGGGGTTCCACGTCGTTATTATGCATTTACTGAATTTGAGTTTATGCAAAAATGGATGACTGTAAACGTATTGGTAACCTGGGCTGCTGTTGTTGCTGCCCTGGCACAAGTTGCTTTCCTTTGGAATTTCTTTTATTCAATATTTAAAGGTAAAAAAGCACCTCAGAATCCTTGGGAAGCTAATACTTTAGAATGGACTACTCCTGTTGAGCATTTACACGGTAACTGGCCGGGTGAAATTCCTACAGTATATCGTTGGCCATATGACTACAGTAAGCCAGGTGCTACTGAAGATTTTATTCCTCAAACCATTCCTTTTTCAGAAACAATGAGCTCTAATATGCCACATGATTTTGAAGGAAATGCTGAATCTGAGCGTATCCAGAAAGAGTGGTCCGACAGAGAAGCTGCAGCTATCGCAGCGGCTGAAAAGAACAAATAA